The Hymenobacter oligotrophus genome has a window encoding:
- a CDS encoding RES family NAD+ phosphorylase, producing the protein MLLYRICLAKYADGLFASGYRARWNYKDQFVIYAASSRALACLENVVHRSGEGLNDQFRVLVIDVPDDLLIEEIKLEQLPAGWEKASRYAVCQPLGSAWYEARRSAVLRVPSSIVPQESNYLLHSRHPDFARIRIVAREEFAFDTRIKGEV; encoded by the coding sequence GTGCTGCTCTACCGCATTTGCCTGGCCAAGTACGCCGATGGGTTGTTTGCCTCGGGCTACCGCGCCCGCTGGAATTACAAAGACCAGTTTGTTATTTACGCGGCCAGCAGCCGCGCCCTGGCTTGCCTCGAAAACGTGGTGCACCGCAGCGGCGAAGGCCTCAACGACCAATTTCGGGTGCTGGTGATTGACGTACCCGACGATTTGCTGATCGAGGAAATCAAGCTGGAGCAGCTACCCGCCGGCTGGGAAAAAGCCAGCCGCTACGCCGTGTGCCAGCCCCTAGGCAGCGCGTGGTACGAGGCCCGCCGCTCGGCCGTGTTGCGCGTGCCTTCATCGATTGTGCCGCAGGAAAGCAACTACCTGCTGCACAGCCGCCACCCCGATTTTGCGCGCATCCGCATTGTGGCCCGCGAGGAGTTTGCGTTTGATACCCGGATTAAAGGCGAGGTGTAG
- the parS gene encoding type II RES/Xre toxin-antitoxin system antitoxin yields MTTASTKHKDLAALPVALRKKWAAWGRTGQDAFALVLEARKGVPATTAFEVAEAFQLQANELEAIYELSTKTLRNYSQEKKPLSPASSEKTLKIIALYNLGVEVFGEAAAFLRWLDKPAHGLDGEVPLKLLETTGGIDLVTEELQRIAHGDLS; encoded by the coding sequence ATGACAACGGCAAGCACCAAACACAAAGACCTGGCGGCGCTACCCGTAGCGCTCCGCAAGAAATGGGCGGCTTGGGGCCGTACCGGGCAAGATGCGTTTGCCCTCGTACTGGAGGCGCGCAAGGGCGTGCCGGCCACCACCGCGTTCGAAGTAGCCGAGGCGTTTCAGCTGCAAGCCAACGAGCTGGAGGCCATTTACGAGCTGTCGACGAAAACCCTGCGCAACTACTCGCAGGAGAAAAAGCCGCTCAGCCCCGCCAGCAGCGAGAAGACCCTAAAGATCATTGCCCTCTACAACCTAGGCGTGGAGGTGTTCGGCGAAGCCGCGGCTTTTCTGCGTTGGCTCGATAAACCCGCCCACGGCCTCGATGGCGAAGTGCCCCTGAAATTGCTCGAAACCACCGGCGGCATCGATCTGGTAACCGAGGAGCTGCAGCGCATCGCCCACGGCGACTTATCGTAA
- the holA gene encoding DNA polymerase III subunit delta: MPQLSADQIMQQLQKRQFAPVYFLQGEEPYYIDLVSDFIEKNVLSEADKGFNQVVLYGKDTDIPTVLGQARRFPMMAERTVVIVKEAQNLPGLEADAGQTMLEAYLKNPLPSTVLVLAHKHKCLDGRKKLGKIMAEHAVLLTSDKLRDYQVPQWLKDTMKQRQRPIHDEAVQLLSEYIGADLGRLLGEIQKMELNLQPGQPIDAATVQRMVGISKDYNIFELQKALIMRDVLKANRIVQHFALNPKDNPLIPNLTLLFNFFLRLLQLHTLSNPSPADWKKIGVANSYAQKEYQQALKVFPYQRTRDIIRLIRRADLQSKGVESGSMSEADILQELVFMILHPQVPVAVMVG; the protein is encoded by the coding sequence ATGCCTCAGCTCTCCGCCGACCAAATCATGCAGCAGCTGCAAAAGCGGCAGTTTGCGCCGGTGTACTTTCTGCAAGGCGAAGAGCCGTACTACATCGATCTGGTTTCCGACTTTATCGAGAAGAACGTGCTGAGCGAAGCCGACAAGGGCTTCAACCAAGTGGTGCTCTACGGAAAGGATACCGACATACCCACCGTGCTTGGGCAAGCGCGCCGCTTTCCGATGATGGCCGAGCGCACCGTGGTGATTGTAAAGGAAGCCCAGAACCTGCCCGGCCTCGAAGCCGATGCGGGCCAAACTATGCTGGAGGCTTACCTGAAAAACCCGCTGCCCAGCACCGTGCTGGTGCTGGCCCACAAGCACAAGTGCCTCGACGGCCGCAAGAAGCTCGGCAAAATCATGGCCGAGCACGCCGTGCTGCTCACCTCCGATAAGCTGCGCGACTACCAAGTGCCGCAGTGGTTGAAGGATACCATGAAGCAGCGCCAGCGCCCCATTCACGACGAGGCCGTGCAGCTGCTGAGCGAGTACATCGGCGCCGACCTAGGGCGCTTGCTGGGCGAAATCCAGAAGATGGAGCTCAACCTGCAGCCCGGCCAGCCCATCGACGCGGCCACCGTGCAGCGCATGGTGGGCATCAGCAAAGACTACAACATCTTCGAGCTGCAGAAGGCGCTCATCATGCGCGATGTGCTGAAGGCCAACCGCATTGTGCAGCACTTTGCCCTCAACCCCAAGGATAACCCGCTTATTCCCAACCTCACGCTGCTGTTTAACTTCTTCCTGCGCCTGTTGCAGCTGCACACCCTGTCCAACCCCTCGCCGGCCGATTGGAAGAAGATAGGTGTGGCCAACAGCTACGCCCAGAAAGAGTACCAGCAGGCCTTGAAGGTGTTTCCATACCAACGCACCCGCGACATCATCCGCCTGATCCGCCGCGCCGATTTGCAGAGCAAAGGCGTGGAGTCGGGCTCGATGTCGGAGGCAGATATCCTGCAGGAATTGGTGTTTATGATACTGCACCCGCAAGTGCCAGTAGCGGTGATGGTGGGGTAA
- a CDS encoding glycosyltransferase family 39 protein has protein sequence MSVVLPPIAHRRVRVDALLLGLALCKFLLQFLLSGRYGLHRDEYLYLDMAHHLAWGYKEIPPLLAPFSWLAQAVLGHTIWAAKFFPALFGSLTVLLTGLIVRQAGGGRWAQVAAAVAVAVSPVYLAMHGLFQPNFLDVFFWTLYGFLVVRFVHTHEPRLLLALGVCIGLGMLAKYTTAFYVASLLLALLLTPAERPWLATRWFWLAVGAAALIFLPNLVWQATHNWPVLGHMNKLQETQLTNVSPIDFLVEQLPMTLAGAGLWLAGLWFCFTRAGKPYRPLALAYFFVIALLLLSRGKNYYAAAVYPPLMALGAVYLERKSRAALAGTLGIGLLLSLPIVPALLPVLSIDGLSRYVQRVSVLDALTRWEDGQQHHLPQDVADMHGWDEYAPLVQQALARLTPAERAHCIVYGDNYGQAGALNWYGPALGLPRCYTLNGSNSYWMPAPETVSAFIYANEGYGPEDLKQVFGSMEVVGRVQSPYARIRGSEVLLFRQPKTDLGPFVQKRITEAQQGFE, from the coding sequence ATGTCGGTTGTTCTGCCCCCCATTGCGCACCGGCGGGTGCGCGTCGATGCGCTGCTGCTCGGGTTGGCGCTGTGCAAGTTTTTGCTGCAGTTTCTGCTCTCGGGCCGCTACGGCCTGCACCGCGACGAGTACCTGTACCTCGACATGGCCCACCACCTGGCTTGGGGCTACAAGGAGATTCCGCCGCTGCTAGCGCCTTTCTCGTGGCTGGCGCAGGCGGTACTGGGTCACACCATCTGGGCCGCTAAGTTCTTCCCGGCGCTGTTCGGCAGCCTTACGGTGCTGCTTACCGGCCTAATCGTGCGCCAGGCCGGCGGCGGGCGCTGGGCGCAGGTGGCTGCGGCGGTGGCGGTGGCGGTGTCGCCGGTATACCTGGCGATGCACGGCTTGTTTCAGCCCAACTTCCTCGATGTGTTTTTCTGGACGCTCTACGGCTTTTTGGTGGTGCGCTTCGTGCACACGCACGAGCCCCGGCTGCTGCTTGCCCTAGGTGTGTGCATTGGCTTGGGCATGCTGGCCAAGTATACCACGGCGTTTTACGTGGCCTCGCTCCTGCTGGCGCTGCTGCTCACGCCCGCCGAGCGGCCGTGGCTGGCTACGCGGTGGTTTTGGCTGGCGGTAGGCGCGGCGGCGCTCATCTTTCTGCCCAACCTCGTTTGGCAGGCTACGCACAACTGGCCCGTGCTCGGCCACATGAACAAGCTGCAGGAAACGCAGCTCACTAACGTTTCGCCCATCGACTTTCTGGTTGAGCAATTGCCCATGACGCTGGCTGGCGCGGGCCTGTGGCTGGCCGGGCTGTGGTTTTGCTTTACCCGAGCGGGCAAGCCGTACCGCCCGCTGGCTCTGGCCTACTTTTTTGTAATTGCCTTGCTGCTGCTCAGCCGCGGCAAAAACTACTACGCCGCCGCCGTGTACCCGCCCCTAATGGCCCTAGGTGCCGTGTACCTCGAGCGTAAAAGCCGAGCAGCATTGGCTGGCACCCTAGGTATTGGGTTGCTGCTGAGCCTGCCCATCGTACCCGCGTTATTGCCGGTACTTTCAATCGATGGCCTGAGCCGCTACGTGCAGCGCGTCTCGGTACTCGATGCCCTCACGCGGTGGGAAGACGGGCAGCAGCACCACCTACCGCAGGATGTAGCGGATATGCATGGTTGGGACGAGTACGCCCCGTTGGTGCAGCAGGCGCTGGCCCGCCTTACGCCTGCTGAGCGTGCCCACTGCATTGTGTACGGCGACAATTACGGCCAGGCTGGAGCCCTCAACTGGTACGGCCCAGCCCTAGGTCTGCCACGCTGCTACACGCTCAACGGCTCCAACTCCTACTGGATGCCCGCGCCCGAAACCGTCAGTGCTTTCATCTACGCCAACGAGGGCTACGGGCCCGAGGACCTAAAGCAGGTATTTGGCAGCATGGAGGTGGTGGGCCGGGTGCAAAGCCCGTACGCCCGCATCCGAGGCAGCGAGGTGCTGCTGTTTCGGCAGCCCAAAACCGACCTAGGCCCGTTCGTGCAGAAACGCATCACCGAGGCTCAGCAAGGTTTCGAGTAG